The Phytohabitans rumicis genome has a segment encoding these proteins:
- a CDS encoding universal stress protein, with the protein MGPTILVGLGGSGGWQALAWAVDEATATGGRLVICHAAAPDNPLALRVPTPPLAVLELFDPPLARAVASTRRRLGSDRVTLQVLPGRPGPLLASAAARADLVVIGSPARHRPGGYGSTAHHVAARAPGPLVVVRPITAGPDAPMLGHVVVGVDDSGDCDAALDFAFDWADRHRCVLAAVHVATQHREDYWFDQTTLSTHFSAMPAGLELLSGQVEPWMHKYPQVPVKCAVFGGRPVPGLMRAAHGARLLVVGDHGRGRLGPAGRIVLGSVAHGVLDHATGPVAVVRQAPRQGEPK; encoded by the coding sequence ATGGGACCAACCATTCTCGTCGGGCTCGGCGGCAGCGGAGGTTGGCAGGCGCTCGCCTGGGCGGTCGATGAGGCCACCGCGACCGGTGGCCGCCTGGTGATCTGCCACGCGGCCGCGCCGGACAACCCGCTGGCGCTGCGGGTGCCGACACCGCCGCTCGCGGTCCTGGAACTGTTCGACCCGCCGCTGGCCCGTGCGGTGGCCTCGACCCGCAGGCGGCTGGGCAGCGACCGCGTCACCTTGCAGGTCCTGCCGGGTAGGCCAGGACCGCTGCTCGCGTCCGCCGCCGCCCGCGCCGACCTCGTCGTGATCGGGTCACCCGCGCGGCACCGGCCAGGCGGGTACGGCAGCACCGCGCACCACGTCGCCGCCCGTGCGCCGGGCCCGCTTGTGGTGGTCCGGCCTATCACGGCAGGGCCGGACGCGCCCATGCTGGGGCACGTCGTGGTCGGCGTGGACGACTCCGGCGACTGCGACGCGGCCCTTGATTTCGCGTTCGACTGGGCGGACCGGCACCGCTGCGTGCTCGCGGCGGTGCACGTCGCGACGCAGCACCGCGAGGACTATTGGTTCGATCAGACGACCCTGTCCACACACTTCTCCGCGATGCCCGCCGGCCTGGAGCTGCTCAGCGGTCAGGTGGAGCCGTGGATGCACAAGTACCCGCAGGTGCCGGTCAAGTGCGCCGTTTTCGGCGGTCGGCCGGTGCCCGGCCTGATGCGCGCCGCGCACGGCGCCCGCTTGCTCGTGGTCGGCGACCACGGACGGGGCCGGCTCGGCCCCGCGGGTCGGATCGTGCTCGGCAGCGTCGCCCATGGCGTGCTGGATCACGCCACCGGCCCGGTCGCGGTCGTCCGCCAGGCCCCACGACAAGGAGAGCCGAAATGA